The Podospora pseudocomata strain CBS 415.72m chromosome 1 map unlocalized CBS415.72m_1, whole genome shotgun sequence genome has a segment encoding these proteins:
- the SSZ1 gene encoding Hsp70 protein that interacts with Zuo1p (COG:O; EggNog:ENOG503NWWV), producing the protein MSGAKSVAPENRTVIGLTFGNSNSSIAYTVDDKAEVIANEDGDRQIPTILSYVDGDEYYGQQAKAFLIRNPNNTVAYFRDFLGKDFEHIDPTHNHASAHPKDVDGAVSFTIKDKAEEDAEPSTVSVSEVATRYLRRLVGSASDYLGKKVTSAVITVPTNFNDKQKAALLAAANAADLEVLQLISEPVAAALAYDARPEAQVEDKIVVVAELGGTRSDVAVIASRQGMYTVLATAHDYEFNGVALDKILMDHFAKEFLKRNPSAKDPRENARGLAKLKFEAEATKRALSIGANASFSVESLSDGIDFASTINRLRYETLSRTVFEGINRLVESVIKKAGLDVLDVDEVILSGGTAHTPRIASNFSNIFPQTTRILAPSTNPYAINPSELGARGAALQASLIQDYEADDIDQSTHAAVTTVAHISNAIGVVSLNAAGEEIFVPVVPAETAVPAKRTVHVAAPKDGGDVLVKFVEGNTHIKVTKPEPKPKEDKTAKVEDAADSDEESDFSDDEEEEEEKREKVWKIGNTLAEAAIRNVKKGGKVEVTVQVNADLSVILTTREVGAQGGVRGQLNA; encoded by the exons ATGAGCGGTGCCAAGTCTGTTGCGCCGGAGAACCGGACCGTCATTGGCTTGACCTTTGGCAACTCCAACAGCTCCATCGCCTACACTGTTGACGATAAGGCTGAGGTTATCGCCAACGAGGACGGAG ACCGTCAGATCCCAACAATCCTCTCCTACGTCGACGGCGATGAGTACTACGGTCAACAGGCGAAGGCTTTCCTGATCAGAAACCCAAATAACACAGTCGCCTACTTCCGTGACTTCCTCGGGAAAGA CTTCGAGCATATTGACCCTACCCACAACCACGCCTCTGCGCACCCCAAGGATGTTGACGGAGCCGTCTCTTTcaccatcaaggacaaggccgaggaggacgctGAGCCGTCCACCGTTTCTGTCTCCGAGGTTGCCACCCGCTACCTCCGTCGCCTGGTCGGCTCTGCTTCCGATTACCTTGGCAAGAAGGTTACCTCTGCCGTCATCACCGTCCCTACCAACTTCAACGACAAGCAAAAGGCCGcccttcttgctgctgccaacgCTGCCGATCTCGAGGTTCTCCAGTTGATCAGCGAGCCCGTCGCTGCGGCGCTCGCCTACGATGCGCGCCCCGAGGCTCAGGTCGAGGACAAGATCGTTGTCGTTGCCGAGTTGGGCGGCACCCGCTCCGACGTTGCCGTCATTGCCAGCCGTCAAGGCATGTACACCGTCCTCGCCACTGCCCACGACTACGAGTTCAACGGTGTTGCTCTTGACAAGATCCTGATGGATCACTTCGCCAAGGAGTTCCTCAAGCGCAACCCCAGCGCCAAGGACCCCCGTGAGAACGCCAGAGGCCTCGCCAAGCTCAAgttcgaggccgaggccaccAAGAGGGCCCTCAGCATCGGTGCCAACGCCAGCTTCAGCGTTGAAAGCTTGTCCGACGGTATCGATTTCGCCAGCACCATCAACCGCCTCCGTTACGAGACTCTTTCCAGGACCGTTTTCGAGGGCATCAACCGCCTGGTTGAGTctgtcatcaagaaggccggcCTTGACGTTCTTGACGTTGACGAGGTCATTCTGTCTGGTGGCACTGCCCACACTCCTCGCATTGCTTCCAACTTCAGCAACATCTTCCCCCAGACCACCAGAATCCTggccccctccaccaacccctaTGCCATCAACCCTTCCGAGCTCGGCGCTCGTGGTGCCGCTCTCCAGGCCAGCCTGATCCAGGATTACGAGGCCGACGACATCGACCAGTCGACCCACGCTGCCGTCACCACTGTGGCCCACATCAGCAACGCCATTGGAGTCGTCTCTCTGAACGCTGCCGGCGAGGAGATCTTCGTTCCTGTTGTTCCCGCCGAGACTGCCGTCCCCGCCAAGAGGACAGTCCACGTCGCCGCGCCCAAAGACGGCGGTGATGTTCTTGTCAAGTTCGTCGAGGGCAACACCCACATCAAGGTTACCAAGCCTgagcccaagcccaaggaggacaagaccGCCAAGGTCGAGGATGCTGCTGACTCTGACGAAGAGTCTGACTtctccgacgacgaggaggaagaagaggagaagcgcgAGAAGGTATGGAAGATTGGCAACACCCTTGCCGAGGCTGCCATCCGCAATGTGAAGAAGGGCGGCAAGGTCGAGGTTACTGTCCAGGTCAACGCCGATCTTTCCGTCATTCTCACGACGAGAGAAGTTGGCGCCCAGGGCGGTGTGAGAGGCCAACTGAACGCTTAG